One genomic window of Paenarthrobacter ureafaciens includes the following:
- a CDS encoding class I SAM-dependent methyltransferase — translation MSPWGPLRERDPHAVEDMDRPDCDLQRLNRSYARFPVVNYLLSGWRRTYLERLRPILETRGSATVLDVGCGGGDVARSLARWAAKDGFEMQVTGIDPDERAYGFAVQAPAVKGVSYRRAHTSELVAEGLAFDVVLSNHVLHHLNPEQLAGMLRDSEALSSGIVLHNDLKRSNLSYALFAAGFWPLGLGSFICGDGLISIARSYTAPELRNAAPARWTVEGNGPWHHFLVYRRDEPL, via the coding sequence GTGAGCCCTTGGGGGCCGCTGCGGGAAAGGGACCCCCACGCCGTCGAGGACATGGACCGCCCTGACTGCGACCTGCAAAGGCTCAACCGAAGCTATGCCCGGTTTCCGGTGGTGAACTACCTGCTCTCGGGCTGGCGCCGGACTTATTTGGAGCGGCTGCGGCCGATCCTGGAAACACGCGGTTCGGCCACGGTGCTTGATGTGGGCTGCGGTGGTGGAGATGTTGCCCGCAGTCTGGCCCGTTGGGCAGCGAAGGACGGCTTTGAAATGCAGGTGACCGGCATAGACCCGGACGAACGGGCATACGGTTTCGCAGTCCAGGCCCCTGCCGTGAAAGGCGTCAGCTACCGGCGTGCCCATACCTCCGAACTGGTGGCCGAAGGGCTGGCATTCGACGTTGTCCTGTCCAACCACGTGCTTCATCACCTGAATCCGGAGCAACTGGCCGGCATGCTCCGTGATTCCGAAGCGCTGTCCTCCGGCATCGTCCTGCACAATGACCTCAAGCGCAGCAACCTCTCCTATGCACTGTTCGCCGCCGGCTTCTGGCCTCTGGGCCTGGGCTCCTTTATCTGCGGCGACGGGCTGATCTCCATCGCCCGGAGCTACACAGCCCCGGAACTGCGGAACGCAGCGCCGGCCCGGTGGACAGTGGAGGGCAACGGGCCCTGGCACCACTTCCTTGTGTATCGACGGGATGAACCACTGTGA